From a single Lates calcarifer isolate ASB-BC8 linkage group LG12, TLL_Latcal_v3, whole genome shotgun sequence genomic region:
- the LOC127143120 gene encoding tissue factor pathway inhibitor produces the protein MFDSSVTRSCLDIRRGRSAPEQQVDLKSEEGRELRVVVNTNEPDYEHIYSIEAHDDPLDELLYFTPSANQSDGEAVGKESENRGEVEPNKSASTNIKKTATGGDQKSDKVTPLKAVKPRSVRSLKTVKGEAPAALCQLPLEEGSCGRYTLRWYFNSQAQACRPFIYSGCEGNENRFVLLEECEEVCLGKAKGPRPMKTPR, from the exons ATGTTTGACTCGAGTGTAACAC GTTCATGCCTGGATATTCGCAGGGGGCGGTCTGCACCAGAGCAACAAGTGGACCTGAAGAGTGAGGAGG GCCGTGAGCTGCGTGTGGTGGTAAACACCAACGAACCGGACTACGAGCACATTTACTCCATCGAGGCCCATGACGACCCCTTGGATGAACTGCTCTACTTCACTCCTTCTGCCAATCAGAGTGACG GTGAAGCTGTTGGCAAGGAATCAGAGAACAGGGGTGAAGTTGAACCGAACAAATCAGCCAGTACTAACATTAAGAAAACAGCAACAGGTGGTGATCAGAAATCAGACAAAGTCACACCTCTGAAGGCAGTCAAGCCCAGATCAGTCAGGTCCCTGAAGACAGTCAAAGGGGAAG ctccagcagcccTGTGCCAGCTGCCCTTGGAGGAAGGGAGCTGTGGACGATACACTTTGCGCTGGTACTTTAATAGTCAGGCTCAGGCCTGCAGGCCCTTCATTTACAGCGGCTGTGAAGGAAACGAAAACCGCTTCGTCCTGCTGGAAGAGTGTGAGGAGGTCTGCCTTGGGAAGGCCAAAg GTCCTCGTCCCATGAAGACACCACGGTGA